One genomic region from Cryptococcus neoformans var. grubii H99 chromosome 10, complete sequence encodes:
- a CDS encoding solute carrier family 41 has protein sequence MSPILKRDIADQIRQTKKFAATAIGSSYLEDEPYRIPVFEEQPESRMLKSENIKDGDRGGPAFTSSSSARQGIGVHGSEIEQDHDYREARWLNTKAAAVDGKGKSKATSEDLDNLDEDETDQLVSDRLSVDGWKDNGSLDQGMPGESFGYAEPELEIMSNGARGDKWKDMMSLLFEATPSILLSLVGLVFTGQLLEHVARWRVFRRVDELFILVPMIGNLKGNLEMCLSARLGTSANIGELDHRVTRRTMLIANMTLLGLQSLMISSVAAFISFVLGLLTVHRLGDIPEGVTYGNSTDPGLESADQEWHEGYTRPGWKQLVMVLATGMGSAGISSAVLGSFMGSLVVISRWAGADPDNITPPLAACLGDLLTLFILSLLGTALVGAMDTIIPLLAVIIMSIAAGWFTRRVVRNVWVKEVAKGGWVPLIGAMLISSGTGMVLSKGVSKYRGFALLAISMTGLTGSIGAIHANRLSTQLHTLLHPTHPHPRPVANLSSLHRGHPGLSPLQRGIALFLVAFPCQGAFLLFVTRVGWVDMSLGWTVWVAFSSITLISLVMAYYLTLFFWSKDLDPDSYTLPIHSALVDFMGQLLLMLAYETCIALGRDVVVKNP, from the exons ATGTCCCCGATCCTTAAGAGAGACATAGCAGATCAGATACGCCAGACAAAGAAATTCGCAGCAACGGCCATAGGATCATCATATCTAGAGGACGAGCCTTACCGGATTCCTGTGTTCGAAGAACAGCCTGAAAGTCGGATGCTCAAATCAGAAAACATCAAAGATGGCGATAGAGGGGGGCCCGCTTTTACTTCCAGCTCATCTGCAAGGCAAGGTATAGGGGTCCATGGAAGTGAGATCGAACAGGATCACGACTACAGAGAAGCCAGGTGGTTGAACACCAAAGCGGCTGCGGTCGAcggcaagggcaagagcAAGGCGACTTCCGAAGATCTTGACAACTTAGACGAAGACGAAACGGATCAGTTGGTGTCAGATAGGCTGTCAGTTGATGGCTGGAAGGATAATGGATCATTAGATCAAGGCATGCCGGGCGAAAGCTTTGGTTATGCTGAGCCTGAGCTTGAAATTATGTCAAATGGTGCCAGAGGAGATAAGTGGAAGGACATGATGAGTCTTCTTTTTGAG GCCACTCCTTCTATTCTACTTTCTCTCGTCGGACTTGTCTTCACCGGTCAACTCCTGGAACATGTGGCGCGATGGAGAGTCTTCAGACGCGTTGACGAgcttttcatccttgtcCCTATGATCGGCAACCTTAAGGGTAATCTCGAGATGTGTCTCTCCGCCCGACTCGGTACATCAGCTAATATTGGCGAACTCGATCATCGTGTCACACGACGTACTATGCTCATCGCCAATATGACTCTTCTTGGTCTCCAATCCCTTATGATCAGTTCCGTCGCGGCCTTTATTAGTTTTGTTCTCGGTCTCTTGACGGTTCATCGACTGGGTGATATACCAGAAGGCGTGACCTACGGCAACAGTACGGATCCCGGTCTTGAAAGTGCTGATCAAGAATGGCACGAGGGTTATACCAGGCCAGGCTGGAAGCAATTGGTGATGGTATTGGCCACTGGAATGGGCAGTGCCGGAATTAGTAGCGCTGTGCTTGGTTCGTTTATGGGAAGCTTGGTTGTTATTTCAAGATGGGCTGGTGCTGACCCAG ATAATATCACTCCGCCTTTGGCAGCATGTCTTGGCGATCTCCTTACCCTTTtcattctttctcttctggGTACAGCTCTTGTCGGTGCGATGGATACGATAATACCTTTACTGGCTGTTATCATCATGTCTATCGCCGCTGGCTGGTTTACCCGACGTGTTGTGCGTAACGTATGGGTTAAAGAAGTTGCAAAGGGAGGATGGGTCCCATTG ATCGGAGCCATGCTCATTTCTAGTGGAACGGGAATGGTTCTTTCCAAAGGTGTAAGCAAGTACAGAGGATTTGCATTGCTGGCCATCTCCATGACCG GCTTGACTGGGTCAATTGGCGCTATCCATGCTAATCGTCTCTCCACTCAATTACACACGCTCCTCCATCCTACTCACCCGCATCCCCGCCCTGTGGCCAACTTATCTTCCTTACATCGGGGCCATCCGGgcctttctcctcttcaacgcGGTATAGCTTTGTTCCTCGTCGCTTTCCCATGTCAGGGCGCGTTCTTATTGTTTGTGACTCGGGTTGGTTGGGTTGATATGTCTTTGGGCTGGACAGTATGGGTTGCTTTTTCTTCGATT ACACTCATATCACTCGTTATGGCTTACTACTTGACTCTGTTCTTCTGGTCGAAGGATCTTGACCCCGA CTCCTACACTCTCCCTATACATTCCGCGCTTGTCGATTTCATGGgccaacttcttcttatGCTCGCATACGAGACTTGTATCGCACTAGGAAGAGATGTTGTAGTCAAAAATCCATAG
- a CDS encoding KH domain-containing protein, producing MDTERRSRWADAPSTSSPAPPAGSSAANDTASDAAARAAAIAAKIAASLRPGVQGTELVKKEKEEGDFVKDIEINDLRNRYVLTKGSTQKQIEEETGASITTKGVWVPDRSKMPPGEVPLYLHVVATSQSILDAAIGKINDLINQELGPLIDERTLVARNRALGLPPPSGAMPNGRVKWPEQRLYIGLESLRNFNVRAKTVGPGGMFVKYIQAETGARVQIKGQGSGFMESDTGRESDEPMHINIAAPTEDQVERAKVLAEDLLEVLRGEHAKARDAHNQGAQGGAYGGYAAYGGQTAGQDPYAAYYAQTGATATGTPGSQPGATPAAGGATPAQGSDAWAQYAAYWAAYGYDVNDPQFQAWQAQQYGQQAGQSADAAAAGASATPQAGSATPAVAP from the exons ATGGACACCGAAAGACGTTCCCGATGGGCTGATGCCCCCTCTACTTCTTCCCCTGCCCCTCCTGCCGGTTCTTCCGCCGCCAATGATACCGCCTCTGATGCTGCAGCCAGAGCAGCTGCTATCGCCGCCAAGATTGCTGCATCCTTGCGACCGGGTGTACAAGGAACTGAGTTAgtaaagaaggaaaaggaggaaggtgacTTTGTGAAGGATATTGAGATCAATGATCTGAGGAACCGATACGTTTTGACAAAGGGCTCTACTCAAAAGCAA atcgaagaagaaactgGAGCGTCTATAACGACAAAAGGTGTTTGGGTCCCCGATAGATCAAAAATGCCTCCTGGAGAAGTCCCTCTTTATCTTCACGTGGTCGCCACATCTCAGTCCATTCTTGATGCCGCCATCGGCAAGATCAACGACCTTATCAACCAAGAACTCGGTCCCTTGATTGACGAGCGAACGTTGGTGGCCAGAAATAGGGCGTTGGGGTTGCCACCTCCATCTGGAGCGATGCCTAACGGAAGGGTAAAATGGCCGGAGCAGAGGTTGTATATTGGTCTTGAGAGTCTCAGAAACTTTAACGTCAGGGCAAAGACTGTTGGTCCGGGT GGTATGTTTGTAAAGTATATTCAGGCGGAGACCGGTGCGAGGGTGCAGATTAAGGGGCAAGGATCAGGATTCATGGAGAGTGATACGGGAAGGGAGTCTGACGAGCCGATGCACATCAACATCGC TGCTCCTACTGAGGACCAAGTTGAAAGAGCCAAGGTTCTTGCCGAAGACCTTCTTGAAGTTTTGCGAGGAGAGCATGCCAAGGCCCGCGATGCGCACAACCAAGGCGCTCAGGGTGGTGCGTATGGTGGTTACGCCGCGTATGGCGGTCAGACTGCCGGTCAAGACCCTTACGCTGCTTATTACGCC CAAACTGGCGCTACCGCTACTGGTACACCAGGAAGTCAACCAGGAGCCACCCCGGCCGCTGGCGGCGCTACACCCGCGCAAGGCTCTGATGCCTGGGCGCAATACGCTGCTTACTGGGCCGCCTATGGCTACGATGTCAATGACCCTCAAT TCCAAGCTTGGCAAGCGCAACAATACGGTCAGCAAGCTGGCCAATCGGCAGATGCGGCAGCGGCTGGTGCTTCTGCAACTCCTCAAGCAGGCAGCGCGACTCCTGCTGTTGCTCCTTGA
- a CDS encoding oligosaccharyltransferase complex subunit alpha (ribophorin I), with protein MLIATAFLLPLTLALSPPPQTYVNTAIARTIELGGATAQVTTQYNIKATADEPGEYHLALSGDGDEIPAWWEVAIGGKAVEGIRVLDDRPPTVSVPLGHLKNGDTTTLSLTHVLTHMSKPLPAEIDQREAQYLLFITNSTYVDSWYPTDVERVKYRAPHIILSHTSVPDTYTRDSTVTKAGSSLTLGPFHSLPPTLNKHEFEQQPLSVHYESKQPVIGIKTLKRSAEVSHWGANLNIQDEMSLVNIGPKLKGHFSRLAHQQSRFHASTPPQVLTELPLRIPATAHSAYYYDTIGNVSTSHFRPGSILTQKAKTSKARTSPRTVDGLLELRPRYPLLGGWNYSFVVGYDMPLEDVLKSDQANGKNVLAVPFMTGIKDVVVDDVELKIILPEGAKDVEVYTPFSVDSIEHSLHKTYLDTTGRYAATLRKARCTENHAKTVYVTYSYPFSALMRKPLTVASVVAGLFLLAMGLRRVSYSIDKQ; from the exons ATGCTGATCGCCACtgccttccttctccctctaACACTCGCGCTCTCGCCCCCTCCACAGACATACGTCAACACAGCCATCGCACGCACAATCGAGCTCGGAGGCGCGACAGCTCAAGTCACAACACAGTATAATATTAAGGCAACAGCAGACGAGCCAGGAGAGTACCATCTCGCTTTGagtggagatggggatgagaTCCCTGCTTGGTGGGAGGTTGCGATCGGTGGAAAGGCGGTAGAGGGCATAAGGGTCCTTGATGACAG GCCACCAACGGTATCTGTTCCCCTTGGCCATTTGAAGAATGGCGATACCACTACCTTGTCCCTCACCCACGTGCTCACTCATATGAGCAAGCCTCTCCCAGCCGAGATCGACCAGAGGGAAGCGCAgtacctcctcttcatcaccaacTCTACGTATGTCGACAGCTGGTACCCTACCGACGTTGAGCGTGTAAAGTACCGTGCTCcccacatcatcctctctcaCACCTCTGTCCCTGACACCTATACCCGCGACTCGACCGTTACCAAGGCCGGTTCATCTCTTACTCTTGGACCcttccattctcttcctcctactCTTAATAAACATGAGTTTGAGCAACAGCCTCTTTCGGTACACTATGAGAGCAAACAGCCTGTGATTGGCATCAAGACTTTGAAGCGTAGCGCTGAAGTGAGCCACTGGGGTGCCAACCTGAACATTCAAGATGAGATGTCTTTGGTGAATATTGGGCCCAA GCTCAAGGGTCATTTCTCACGCCTTGCCCATCAGCAATCCCGATTCCACGCCTCTACACCCCCCCAGGTCCTCACTGAGCTTCCTCTCCGTATCCCTGCTACCGCCCATTCTGCCTACTATTACGATACCATCGGTAACGTCTCCACTTCCCATTTCCGCCCTGGTAGCATTCTCACCCAAAAGGCCAAGACTTCCAAGGCCCGAACCAGCCCCAGGACTGTGGATGGTCTTTTGGAGTTGAGGCCCCGATACCCTCTATTGGGTGGATGGAACTATAGCTTTGTAGTTGGGTACGATATGCCTCTCGAGGATGTTCTCAAGAGCGACCAAGCCAACGGGAAGAATGTTTTGGCTGTACCGTTCATGACGGGTATCAAGGACGTCGTCGTTGACGATGTTGAGTTGAAGATCATTTTGCCCGAGGGAGCCAA GGACGTCGAGGTTTACACTCCTTTTTCAGTTGACAGCATTGAACACTCCCTCCACAAGACATATCTCGACACCACAGGTCGATACGCCGCCACCCTCAGAAAGGCGCGGTGCACTGAGAATCATGCCAAGACTGTTTAT GTCACATATTCTTATCCCTTCTCGGCTTTGATGCGAAAGCCACTGACTGTGGCGTCCGTGGTCGCGGgtctcttcttgttggcTATGGGATTGAGAAGAGTGAGCTATAGCATTGACAAGCAGTAG
- a CDS encoding MFS multidrug transporter protein has protein sequence MEAYLQYRAFTPSSNPTHAPVVEGKEGNEKEALETPASPLIYVTFNEDDVRNPQNWSKTYKTFVIGLLAFLTLSLTFASSVSSAAEQGMMAEFGCSQIAATAATSMFLIGMGVGAMPMAPLSELYGRLPVYLITILLATVFEIACAVAPNVPALLILRFLAGVWSTTPLSNSGGSLNDVGDPVLRTIALPLFTTAGFTGPCLGPIIGGFLAENTNYGWRWCYWVTAIWNAAAFLLCFFFMPETLAPALLKFKAINYRKATGEQIWRAPIEDESLRKLTVKYLQRPFKMLAIEPVVQFFVAYLLIVYIVLYGYFDAYPIIFGQHGISGGKGGLMFVPVMVGFLILLGINFVHFERYKGLAEDAKKGIERRGIHEGRVEPEERLIPLMGCAIFFPAGMFWFAWTSGVQFNFWVPMMSGLIFGIGLLSIFQGATQYMIDAYGPMAASALAGSTLIRYVGAGLVILAFPTMYGNLGDQWATSLCAFLGLALTPVPFIFYLIGHKVRSKCRFTVRY, from the exons ATGGAAGCCTACCTCCAGTATCGAGCTTTCACGCCAAGCTCTAATCCTACCCACGCTCCTGTCGtcgaaggcaaagaaggcaaTGAAAAAGAGGCTCTCGAAACCCCTGCCTCTCCTCTGATCTATGTCACGTTCAACGAGGACGACGTTCGGAACCCTCAAAATTGGTCCAAAACCTACAAAACCTTTGTCATTGGGCTCCTGGCCTTCCTAACGCTGTCCTTGACATTTGCCAGTTCTGTGTCCTCTGCTGCAGAGCAGGGTATGATGGCGGAATTTGGGTGCTCGCAGATCGCCGCAACCGCCGCGACTTCGATGTTTTTAATAGGTATGGGTGTAGGTGCGATGCCTATGGCGCCGCTTTCTGAGT TATATGGGCGTCTCCCAGTCTACCTCATTACTATCCTTCTAGCGACAGTCTTTGAGATTGCCTGTGCTGTTGCTCCAAACGTCCCAGctctccttatccttcGGTTCCTCGCAGGGGTCTGGTCTACTACACCCTTATCCAATTCAGGTGGCTCACTGAATGACGTGGGAGACCCTGTTCTACGTACCATcgctcttcccctctttaCAACTGCTGGATTTACTGGACCTTGCTTGGGACCTATAATAGGAGGATTTTTGGCCGAAAATACCAATTACGGATGGCGTTGGTGTTACTGGGTAACAGCAATCTGGAATGCGGCGGCATTCTTATTATGCTTCTTTTTCATGCCAGAAACTCTAGCCCCTGCCCTGCTCAAGTTCAAGGCAATCAATTACCGAAAGGCCACCGGCGAGCAAATATGGAGGGCACCcattgaagatgagagtTTGAGAAAGTTGACTGTCAAGTACTTGCAACGACCCTTCAAGATGCTGGCGATAGAACCTGTTGTCCAATTCTTTGTGGCGTATCTACTCA TTGTATATATTGTGCTTTACGGTTATTTTGACGCCTaccccatcatcttcggcCAGCATGGCATTTCAGGCGGTAAAGGAGGGCTTATGTTCGTACCTGTCATGGTCGGCTTCCTGATTCTTCTCGGTATCAACTTCGTCCACTTTGAGCGCTACAAGGGATTGGCTGAGGATGCGAAAAAGGGGATTGAGAGGAGAGGTATACATGAGGGTCGAGTTGAACCAGAAGAGAGATTAATACCGC TCATGGGTTGTGCCATCTTTTTCCCAGCGGGAATGTTCTGGTTTGCTTGGACCTCTGGTGTCCAGTTTAACTTCTGGGTTCCCATGATGAG TGGTTTGATCTTCGGTATCGGTCTTttgtccatcttccaaGGAGCTACTCAGTATATGATTGACGCCTATGGGCCTATGGCAGCATCGGCT CTTGCGGGGTCAACACTTATCCGATATGTTGGTGCCGGTTTGGTTATCCTCGCCTTCCCTACCATGTACGGCAACTTAGGTGATCAATGGGCTACCTC TCTCTGCGCTTTTTTGGGTCTGGCACTGACTCCAGTTCCGTTTATATTCTACTTGATCG GTCATAAAGTGCGATCGAAATGTAGATTTACTGTCCGCTATTAA
- a CDS encoding citrate lyase subunit beta-like protein, whose amino-acid sequence MFCRISLKSTQFSRLSTFLYRPLSTGPARLPVPRRAMLYVPGSNPRMLEKSLSSPADSVAYDLEDSVSPGKKADARRLLAELLDGERRPKGEVVARINAIGTGYEDDDLDHVLRTRHIQAIALPKTNSPEHIKYVISRINALAPLHKRSGQPEAIKIIAMIESAEAMVAIEAIAASGKGHLDALLFAAEDYCADVGLTRTSNRQELLYPRSRLVTTAKAFGLQAIDLVCVNYKDKEVLREESEEGKRLGFDGKQAIHPEQIDIIHSSFAPSEIDILKAARIKFSFEHHDQLGKGAYTLDDFMIDAPVYKQASKILAKAEAAGLEIPKVTLSDIQ is encoded by the exons ATGTTCTGCCGAATATCTCTCAAGTCCACACAGTTCTCCAGGCTTTCTACCTTCCTCTACCGGCCTCTATCGACAGGGCCAGCTAGGCTGCCAGTGCCACGGCGAGCTATGCTCTATG TACCTGGGTCTAATCCTCGCATGTTGGAAAAGTCTCTATCCAGTCCAGCAGACTCGGTTGCCTATGATTTGGAAGATTCTGTGAGCCCAGGTAAGAAAGCAGATGCTCGACGTTTGCTCGCAGAGTTGCTGGAT GGCGAAAGAAGGCCAAAAGGAGAGGTTGTGGCACGAATCAATGCCATCGGCACCGGctatgaagatgatgatctgGATCATGTC TTGCGTACAAGGCACATTCAAGCAATTGCATTGCCCAAAACCAACTCGCCTGAACATATCAAATATGTGATCTCCCGCATCAATGCCCTTGCCCCTCTGCATAAGCGATCAGGACAACCGGAAGCAATCAAAATTATTGCCATGATTGAGAGTGCCGAGGCCATGGTGGCTATCGAAGCCATTGCTGCTAGTGGGAAAGGGCATCTCGATGCTTTGCTG TTTGCAGCAGAAGACT ACTGTGCCGATGTGGGTTTGACTCGTACCTCAAATAGGCAAGAGTTGCTGTATCCTCGATCAAGACTAGTTACAACAGCCAAAGCGTTTGGTCTTCAAGCTATTGACTTGGTTTGCGTTAACTACAAGGATAAGGAAGTTCTGAGGGAGGAATccgaagaaggaaagaggctGGGTTTCGATGGCAAA CAAGCTATCCATCCTGAGCAGATTGATATAATCCATAGCTCATTTGCGCCAAGCGAAATAG ACATCTTAAAAGCTGCAAGAATCAAGTTCTCTTTTGAACACCACGACCAGCTAGGCAAGGGAGCGTACACCCTCGACGATTTCATGATCGACGCGCCTGTGTACAAACAAGCCAGCAAAATTCTAGCCAAAGCTGAAGCTGCAGGGCTCGAGATTCCGAAAGTGACACTGAGTGACATTCAATGA
- a CDS encoding solute carrier family 25 (mitochondrial dicarboxylate transporter), member 10, whose product MPPTQRKYPFWLGGAAASMAACCTHPLDVMRVRMQTSTTKTTFVNAVRTVLTQDGVRGLYTGLTASVFRQMTYSVTRLGVYDLMKNTMSNNGAKKLRTGDMVICASVAGALGGVAGNPADIILVRMVADPTKPVENQVHYRNAIHGVYKMVSNEGIASLARGLAPNTIRAILMNASQLVSYDFFKEHILAANLMENGMPLHFVSSALSGTVATTICAPADVVKSRIMNMKAGAGGHGPVGLLLESLKHEGPRFLFKGWLPAWIRLTPNTICMFVFLEQLRNAVDFFRNSTAKSQSAA is encoded by the exons ATGCCCCCCACTCAACGAAAGTATCCATTCTG GTTAGGAG GTGCTGCCGCGTCTA TGGCTGCATGCTGTACGCATCCTCTTGATGTGATGAGAGT GCGAATGCAAACATCTACCACAAAAACCACCTTTGTCAACGCGGTGAGGACTGTGCTCACGCAAGATG GTGTGCGAGGATTATACACTGGTTTGACCGCTTCAGTGTTCAGGCAGATGACGTACAGTGTCACAAGGCTAGGTGTCTACGACCTTATGAAGAACACGATGTCAAATAACGGAGCAAAGAAGTTGAGAACGGGGGATATGGTCATTTGTGCGAGTGTTGCTGGTGCTCTCGGTGGTGTTGCTGGAAACCCGGCGGATATCATCCTTGTCAG AATGGTCGCCGACCCTACGAAACCTGTTGAGAACCAAGTACACTACAGAAATGCTATCCATGGCGTCTATAAGATGGTCAGCAATGAAGGTATTGCCTCCCTTGCTCGCGGTCTGGCTCCAAATACT ATTCGAGCCATCCTCATGAACGCCTCTCAGCTTGTTTCTTACGATTTCTTCAAGGAGCACATCCTCGCCGCGAACCTCATGGAGAACGGCATGCCTCTTCACTTTGTCTCCTCTGCCTTGTCTGGTACCGTCGCTACCACTATTTGTGCGCCTGCAGATGTTGTGAAGAGCCGAATTATGAACATGAAGGCTGGAGCTGGTGGCCATGGGCCTGTCGGCTTGTTGCTGGAGAGCCTGAAGCACGAGGGACCAAGATTCCTGTTTAAGGGCTGGCTTCCTGCTTGGA TTCGGCTTACCCCTAATACCATCTGCATGTTCGTCTTCCTTGAACAACTACGTAATGCCGTCGACTTCTTTAGAAATTCCACCGCCAAGTCTCAATCTGCTGCATAG